TCCCACGAGCGATGAAGCCTGCGCTGACCCTGTGCGCGACAATACGATTATTCCGGCAAGCCCCGCAAAGAATCCCGACAGCGCGTAAATCAGGTACTTCATTTTGCTGACGCGAATCCCGGAAAGCTCTGACGCTTCCTCGTTTCCGCCGATAGCGTAGAAGTATCGCCCGAAATATGACTTGTTGAGAATGAAGCTGCCAACCGCAAAGCATATCACCATGATAATCGCGCAGATAGGAATCAACCCGACACCCATTCGCGGGAAAATGCTCCAGTGATTGAGAGTCCACCGCGCAAAGAATCCTAACGCCGGATCACCGTTGAGGCCGACTTCAGGCGCGTACCTCAGAACGTCAGGAATCGGAAGTCCCCCCGAAAGTATGTACGCTAATCCCCTGAAAATCGTCTGTGAGGCGAACGTCGCAATAATCGCCGGGATTCCTATCGTTGACACCATAAAGCCGTTAAGCACTCCGATTAGTGTAGCCATTACGATTGATACGATGATGGCAAGCCACATGTTCCAGCCCATATTCATCATCAGGTAAGCGCAAACGACATTCACGAGAACAACAATTGACGCTATTGACAGGTCGATTCCCGCAATCAATATAACGAACGTCATACCTATTGACGCGATGCCGTAATACGATACCTGCCGGGAAATGTTGATTATGTTCGGAAGGCTGAGAAATTTAGGGTTGAAGTACCAGAAAATAGCTATCTCGATTATGAACACAAGCCATATTGCGTTCTGCTTGAATGCCGCCGCGAATCTGTTCTGCTCCATTATACTGCCTCCTTCTTGCTCTCAGGGATAACGCCTGATGCGTATGTCATTATTGTGTCCGCGTTGAACTCGTCTTTGTGAAGCTCGCCCATCATTTTGCCCTCAGCAAGGACTATTATTCGGTCTGACATTCCGATTAGCTCTTCCATTTCGGACGAAATCATGAGGACTGCGACTCCTGCTTCTACGAGGTCATTAATCAGCTTGTAGATCTCATATTTTGCGCCGACATCGATTCCGCGTGTAGGTTCGTCAAAAATTATGAGCTTTGAATTTGCCGCGAGCCATTTTCCGAGAATGACTTTCTGCTGATTTCCGCCCGATAAATTTTTCACAAGCTGGTGAATTGACGGGCATTTTATCTGTATATCCTCGCGGTATTTCTCTGCTGTCGTCCGCTCAGTCTTTGAGTCTATGACGCTCATTTTTGAGATACGCTCATAGATCGGCATTGAGATATTGTTCTTGATGGAGTTCGTGAGGAGTGCGCCGTGCCTCTTTCGGTCTTCAGGCAAAAGCGCGATCCCGTGATCTATTGCCGCCCGCGGGGATTTCGGGTTAATCTCCTGTCCCATGAAGATAATTTTTCCCGACTCTTTCGGACGAGAGCCGAAAATTACCTGCGCGATTTCCGTGCGTCCTGCGCCTACGAGTCCTCCGAGTCCGAGTACTTCACCCGCATGAACCTTGAAGGAAATATTTTCGTCCCCGTTGCCCGTAACATTCTGAAGCTCAAGAACAACATCATCACGTACGCAGGGCTTACGCGGCGGATATTTCTGCGTCATTTCGCGGCCTACCATGAGTTTTATTAGCTCGTCAACCTGATGCGGGATTGTGGCGGGGTCTTTGTCGGTTATGAGCGTGTCGACATATTCGCCGTCCCTGATGACCTCGATTCTGTCCGACAGCCTGAAAATTTCCTCAAGCCTGTGCGATATGTAGATGATTGACACTCCGCGGGACTTCAGCAATTCGACAACCTTAAACATGCTCTCAACTTCATTTGTCGTGAGGGGTGCTGAAGGTTCGTCCATGATAAGAACTTGGGCATTCTGCTGAATTGCTTTTGCGATTTCTACCATTTGCTGATAGCCGACAGACAGATTTTTGACGAGGGTTCGCGGGTTAATCTTAATGTTGAGCTGCTCGAATGCTTTGGCGGCTTCTTCCTCCATTGCTTTGCGGTCGATGACGATTCCGTTTTTCTTGAGAATGGGACGACCCAAGAACATATTTTCCGCCGCTGAAAGTTCGCCGACATTGTTAAATTCCTGGTAGATGATGGCGATTCCGTTTTCTGAGGCAAGCTGAGGAGTCATCCGTGAAAACTCTTTTGTCTCGCCGTCTTTGTCCTTCTTGACGCGGATTTTTCCTGACGTGGGAATTACCGCGCCTGAGCAGCATTTTATGAGGGTTGATTTACCTGCTCCGTTTTCGCCGATTAGTCCGAGAATTTCTCCGCGCCTGAGCTGTAATGTAACATCTTTCAGCGCAACGACACCGGGATATTCTTTGCGTATGTGTTCAAGTTCAAGCACATAATCTTCTGCCATTATTACACCTCCTGCATTCAAGAAAAAAAGCCTCCCCGACAAAAGCGGGGAAGCCGTGAAATTCCGTGTGATTTATTTCATTCCTGCCATAATCTTTGAGACGTTCTCGGCTGTGATGGGTGCAACGCCTCTGAAAACGTTTTTGGCATCAAGTTTGCCGCCGAGAATTAATGCGAACATTGAAGCGCATGAACGCCCGGTATCCTCGTCTGAACCCTCAAATCCGATAATGCCCTTTGCGGGGTATGTGGGATCTGCGAGCTGTCCGAGCTGCTGCTTTGTTACGTCAGTCGTGAAGACTCCCATATCATCCGGGATTTTTCCGCCCGTGAAAATCTGAAGTGCCTCATCTGCTCCGATCATTGCGCCGGCTCCGATTCCTGTGATGACTTTTGCGTTCGGATGAGCCTGTAATATCGTGTCCATTGCGTTCTGTGCTACGTTGGCCTCAATGGCGGCTGTTGTGGCGACTATCTCATATTTTCCGTCAGCAATATTCTTCATGCCGATCTTGATTCCGTTCTCGCGCTCAAGAAGGATTACTGTCTGAGGATAGCCGATTATGACAACTTCCGCTTTCTTGTCCGCTGTGAAATGCTCGTTGATGAATTTCCCGGCAAGCTCACCGATTGCGATTCCCAGATCTGTATTGTTGAGTATCCAGTTTGCGTCGGTGTTGGTCATCGGGTCATCCCAGCACATAACCTTAATGCCGAAATTGCGGGCCTCAGCGCAGGCATCCTCTACGGCGTTTGCGTCTGACGGGTGAACCATGATTAAGTCGCAACCGGCTGAGACAAAGTTCTCAATCTGCGAAATCTGAGTCGCGGAGCTGTCATTGCAGCCGACAATCGTATACTCTGCTCCGGCCTTCTCAAGAATTTCTCCGAGTGCTGTCATGACTCCCGCCCAGTAAGCATTCTGCAACGACTGAATTGTGATACCGAGCTTTTTGCC
This portion of the Synergistaceae bacterium genome encodes:
- a CDS encoding ABC transporter permease; the encoded protein is MEQNRFAAAFKQNAIWLVFIIEIAIFWYFNPKFLSLPNIINISRQVSYYGIASIGMTFVILIAGIDLSIASIVVLVNVVCAYLMMNMGWNMWLAIIVSIVMATLIGVLNGFMVSTIGIPAIIATFASQTIFRGLAYILSGGLPIPDVLRYAPEVGLNGDPALGFFARWTLNHWSIFPRMGVGLIPICAIIMVICFAVGSFILNKSYFGRYFYAIGGNEEASELSGIRVSKMKYLIYALSGFFAGLAGIIVLSRTGSAQASSLVGFEFEVITCVVLGGVSVAGGIGHMSGVIAGVLIIGSLKSGMVMMNVSEYTQMVVQGLVLAIAVGFDCFSKKRQAS
- a CDS encoding sugar ABC transporter ATP-binding protein, coding for MAEDYVLELEHIRKEYPGVVALKDVTLQLRRGEILGLIGENGAGKSTLIKCCSGAVIPTSGKIRVKKDKDGETKEFSRMTPQLASENGIAIIYQEFNNVGELSAAENMFLGRPILKKNGIVIDRKAMEEEAAKAFEQLNIKINPRTLVKNLSVGYQQMVEIAKAIQQNAQVLIMDEPSAPLTTNEVESMFKVVELLKSRGVSIIYISHRLEEIFRLSDRIEVIRDGEYVDTLITDKDPATIPHQVDELIKLMVGREMTQKYPPRKPCVRDDVVLELQNVTGNGDENISFKVHAGEVLGLGGLVGAGRTEIAQVIFGSRPKESGKIIFMGQEINPKSPRAAIDHGIALLPEDRKRHGALLTNSIKNNISMPIYERISKMSVIDSKTERTTAEKYREDIQIKCPSIHQLVKNLSGGNQQKVILGKWLAANSKLIIFDEPTRGIDVGAKYEIYKLINDLVEAGVAVLMISSEMEELIGMSDRIIVLAEGKMMGELHKDEFNADTIMTYASGVIPESKKEAV
- a CDS encoding sugar ABC transporter substrate-binding protein, whose translation is MKKFIALFTLAMLLALPVCAMAADTAKTEGIQASPEFYAKADLSVLKGKKLGITIQSLQNAYWAGVMTALGEILEKAGAEYTIVGCNDSSATQISQIENFVSAGCDLIMVHPSDANAVEDACAEARNFGIKVMCWDDPMTNTDANWILNNTDLGIAIGELAGKFINEHFTADKKAEVVIIGYPQTVILLERENGIKIGMKNIADGKYEIVATTAAIEANVAQNAMDTILQAHPNAKVITGIGAGAMIGADEALQIFTGGKIPDDMGVFTTDVTKQQLGQLADPTYPAKGIIGFEGSDEDTGRSCASMFALILGGKLDAKNVFRGVAPITAENVSKIMAGMK